The Juglans regia cultivar Chandler chromosome 2, Walnut 2.0, whole genome shotgun sequence genome includes a window with the following:
- the LOC108999258 gene encoding AAA-ATPase At3g28580-like, whose amino-acid sequence MTLLWASVTSSLTSILLLWPIFERSCPDGLRRYFYKYISIITGYFNPYIDISFSDVSEVWFKSSDAYLTVETYLSNKAPKSAKRLKAELGKDSSKVVLSLDVNQRVMDEFRGVKIWWTSNKDVNTSRFSGYPNETTMSYMLTFHKRYRDLIVESYLEHVMKEGKEIGVRNRQRKLYTNCPNDKLPWYMNRSLWSSIFFEHPANFERIGLDPKRKQEIVDDLLTFSNSKNYYEKIGKPWKRGYLLYGPPGTGKSTMIAAIANLLNYDVYDLELTAVKDNTELRKLMIETTAKSIIVIEDVDCSLDLTGQRKKKTKKSSDDDDENEIPMKGAKEEEKSNKVTLSGLLNVIDGLWSACGGERLIIFTTNYMEKLDPALIRKGRMDKHIELSYCSFEAFKVLAKNYLDLENHPLFDTIQRLIGETKIIPADVAENLMPKSSSDDADKCLSKLIQALEQAKEEAAKKKDEEEKLKEEEATKKKNAGELKGLNVKEVAQKKENDEVKVKEEDQAAKWKDEDVKEEEEDQAAKGKDEDVKVE is encoded by the coding sequence ATGACTCTGTTGTGGGCATCAGTGACCTCTTCCTTAACCAGCATCCTGCTTCTGTGGCCAATCTTTGAACGATCTTGTCCTGATGGCCTTCGACGatacttttataaatatataagcatAATAACCGGCTACTTCAATCCCTACATTGATATTTCGTTCTCTGATGTCTCGGAAGTTTGGTTCAAGAGTAGCGATGCCTATTTAACTGTTGAGACTTACCTCAGCAACAAAGCTCCCAAGAGTGCAAAACGACTCAAAGCTGAGCTGGGAAAAGATAGCAGCAAAGTGGTTTTGAGTCTGGATGTGAATCAGAGAGTGATGGATGAGTTTCGCGGTGTCAAGATTTGGTGGACGTCAAACAAAGATGTCAACACATCAAGATTCTCCGGTTATCCCAACGAGACCACGATGTCGTACATGCTCACGTTTCATAAGAGATACCGTGACCTAATCGTTGAGTCATATTTGGAGCATGTTATGAAGGAAGGGAAGGAAATTGGTGTGAGGAATCGGCAGAGGAAGCTCTACACGAATTGTCCTAATGACAAGTTGCCATGGTACATGAATCGAAGCCTGTGGAGTAGCATCTTTTTCGAGCATCCAGCTAACTTTGAAAGAATCGGTTTGGATCCAAAGAGGAAGCAGGAGATTGTTGACGACCTGTTGACTTTCAGTAATAGTAAGAACTATTATGAAAAGATTGGGAAGCCATGGAAGAGGGGTTATCTTCTCTATGGCCCTCCTGGGACAGGGAAGTCAACGATGATTGCAGCAATAGCAAACCTGTTGAACTATGATGTCTATGATCTTGAGCTCACAGCAGTGAAGGATAACACGGAGctgcgaaagcttatgatcgagACTACTGCTAAGTCCATCATCGTGATCGAGGACGTCGACTGCTCACTTGATCTTACTGgtcaaagaaagaagaaaacaaagaaatcttcagatgatgatgatgagaacGAAATTCCCATGAAAGGTGCCAAGGAAGAGGAGAAAAGTAATAAGGTCACACTTTCTGGGCTGTTGAATGTTATAGATGGACTGTGGTCGGCTTGTGGGGGAGAGAGACTGATTATTTTTACTACAAATTATATGGAGAAGCTGGATCCTGCACTCATAAGGAAAGGTAGAATGGACAAGCATATTGAGCTCTCTTACTGCAGTTTTGAGGCATTCAAGGTGCTTGCAAAGAATTACCTGGATCTTGAAAATCATCCGTTGTTTGACACAATACAGAGGTTGATCGGGGAGACGAAGATCATACCTGCTGATGTTGCAGAGAACCTTATGCCAAAGTCGTCATCAGATGATGCAGATAAATGCCTATCGAAGTTGATACAGGCTCTTGAGCAAGCAAAGGAAGAAGCAGCAaagaagaaagatgaagaagagaaaCTGAAAGAGGAAGAAGcgacaaagaagaaaaatgcagGAGAATTGAAAGGACTAAATGTGAAAGAAGTAGcacagaagaaagaaaatgatgaggTGAAAGTGAAAGAGGAAGATCAAGCAGCAAAGTGGAAAGATGAAGATGtgaaagaggaagaggaagatcaAGCAGCAAAGGGGAAAGATGAAGATGTGAAAGTGGAATAG